Below is a window of Ctenopharyngodon idella isolate HZGC_01 chromosome 7, HZGC01, whole genome shotgun sequence DNA.
AACGTGGCTTAAAGATGACTGATGCACTTCAACTTGTggtctaaaaaataaaatagtatattTAGGAGGAGGTTGTCAAATGGGTGGAAGCATAAGCAATGTTTAAAGACTTCAATGgttcaaattatttaaataatggtTTCCCTAATAAGTCCCTTTTTCCAGAAAGAACCACATTTCTAATAATGTTCATTTGTGTGCATTAAGAGATCACCTAACAAAAGCACATTTACTGTAGTGTAAAggcaaattacattttataaaattatgtgACTAATGGAAGAGCAAATTTCAAAGCAACATTTGATGTATTTGCACTTAATGTTTTACTATGTATTCCTTCtgggggagagaaaaaaaaaaaaaaaaaaagccccaaTTCTGACAGGATGACAAAGTAGGATTTAATTTGCTACTAGCAGTGTTGGGCAAGTTACTTATTATATCTTCACTATAAGTAATTATaccttcaacagtgtaattagattactgtactatTACTGCATTACTCATTACTGATTGCTGATTGCTTTCTAAATTCCATATCATCCTTGACCAGTTGAATACAAAGATAGacttgaaacttttttttaaattttcaaataaataacaaaattgcATAAACTTGAACCAACCAAAATACTTAAATAGGaggttacatttaaaaaaaaaaaaaaaaaaaaaaaaaaaaaaaaaaaaaaggaaaggaaaagatGGCCTCACCTGAGCATGAAGTGCGGCTGCTGCGGCAGCGGCTGCTGCCGGGTAGGTGAAAGCCGTGTGGGGCAGGCCGGGGCTGAGCTCCGGAGTATAGAGTGGGTAAGGAGACCAGGCCTCTGGAGACGCTGGGATCAACGTAGCCCCTGTCAAGTCATCTGAGGAGGCATAGCAAACATCACTTCAGACTCAGGACCAGCTCAGCATGTCAGACTGAAATCACCACTTCGAATAAGATAAAGTGTTTGACAAATTCTTGAAGTCAGAGGCCCTCATATTCCAACAGACTTAATTTTGCAAACAGCAGAGGCAGGAACTGAATATAGATACCTGTGTGATCTCTGGTAATTTCTGTGACTTGGCTTGGAACAGAAGAGAGGTTGAATGAGATGTGAAGTGCTAATGCTGAACTTGAGTGTAATAGAAATAAGAACAGAAATGGCCATTTGCTAATGACACATGCATGTGGAGGTGGATTAGTTTCTCCTTGCGTTTTCCTAAGATCTACTCTAGATGCGTAGCTACAGAGTGTGTGCCTGTTTGTCTCTGCAGTGTGCGAACTAGCATGTGTGCCGTAAACTTACATGGGTCCCGTGCTATGAAGTGTGCTCCTAGAGCTGGGTGGATATTTGTGGGATTCGGAGTGCCCATCAGCTTACTCTTTGCCATCTTCGTGTTGGCCTTAGCAAACTCTAACCGGAGGGTCTGCGGGTTTTCAGGGTCAAATCGAACCCCCTGGAGACACAAGGGGGGGAGGGGATAGAGTAATGGGGATGGGTTGTGCCTGCCAGACCCTGGTAAAAATGTGCAGCGTGTCTTAAGCTGGTGCCCACATGCAGGTGAACGATTCTACTAGTGACTGAACAGCAAAGCTAGTGGTTACCTAAACAGGTGGACACATACTACACACTAAAGACAAGAGGAAAACATTATCAGTAGTCTAATAGAGCAGCTTCTCCCAAAACATGATGCTCAGTAATGCTTGGAGTtcttgaaataaacattttgcactttttggtGCTGAAACAAACTTATAAAATGAATATGGGACACCATGGATTGAAAAACACGCcagttaatttaatgttttatgagaTAGAGAGAAACGGAGGTAAGCTATGGCCGTTTTTGTACTTGCAGTTTCTAGCACAAGGTACATTCTTAATGTATACAGTAGACAACTCTAAACCACATCAAATGTGAACCTAGCTGGGCTTCATCCAACagattttcaataattcaagcCATTGCTTACAGATGGCTGGTTTCTTacgtttaatgcattttttgccGCTTCAGCGCCGGAACGGCTATCAAAGGTTACAAACCCAACAGgctggaaaagaaagaaagaaagaatcaatGGCCAAAAGAACAATGTCACttatcaaaaacattatttttatagctataaaaataacatttaaaaattgcTTTCATAATGTGACTGATCACTTTGcagttgacaaaaaaaaaaaaaaaaaaaaaaaaaaaaaaaaaaaaaaagccatgtcTGCTGCACAAGTGCAAACATGCATGTTTTAATATACTGCAAACCTGGTCAGCTGTATTATCCAACAATTTCTCACCTGCTTTGATGTTAACTTGATAAGTGAACCCTCATAACCctgaaaaggaaaagaaaatccAATTAGCAGCAATGTAGTCACATGCTTGAAAAGGAAGAAATTCCTGCTGCACTCTCCATAAGAGGCCAACACTGTCAGATAGAGACATTTACAGAGGATGCACTTTACTGCACCACTAGCCTGAGTGACTAGAGCTGAAGATCTGGGTGTTAGAATTGCGATACCATTTAGCAGCAATTTATAAACTTGATAATTCCATTCCAGTTAATTCATTGTTTCAGCATGCATTTTAAattccaaatactttttttttttttttttttttttttaattctcacTGTGGTTTGGCTGAGCGTAATAAAGTCATTTAATTAAGAGCTAATACCCAAGGGAAGTAAAAGTTTTGGCTAAACACAGTCAATgcgatttaaatttaaaatatctgtttttacCTTAAATGGTCGAAACAGCAGATAGAGCTCACGAGGTTTGATATCTGTTGGCAAACCACTGACGAATAGAGTTCGTACCTGTAAAATACAAGACATAAATCAAATgccatattatttatatatatatatatatatatatatatatatatatatatatatatatatatatatatatatatatatatatatatatatatatatatatatatatatataaaaaaaaaagtttttttttttttttttttttttttttttaaatatgtgggGAAAAATGACTAGTTAACACACATGCCACAAAGTCAGcatgaatttaataaaaaagctCATGGTTTGTAATCAGCTGAACACAAATACAAAAAGACAGGAATGGTGTTGTGGCACAATGGAAATACTCCTATGAAAAAGTATACAGTATAAAGATTCAGAAGACAAATGTGTTTTGTATCACCACATTCAAATAAATGGCTATAGAAATCACAAACGTGCATCCACTCGCTTTGACTTGGTGGGAGGTTCAAAGCCACAATGGACTGCCAGTGGAACAGCAATGGACAACATTGCACAGCATGACAGCACTTCCTTCCTCTGACCCACAGCAACAACCCCAAAAGCG
It encodes the following:
- the rbpms2b gene encoding RNA-binding protein with multiple splicing 2b isoform X1; protein product: MSIKSDSEPNNNVSIEEEVRTLFVSGLPTDIKPRELYLLFRPFKGYEGSLIKLTSKQPVGFVTFDSRSGAEAAKNALNGVRFDPENPQTLRLEFAKANTKMAKSKLMGTPNPTNIHPALGAHFIARDPYDLTGATLIPASPEAWSPYPLYTPELSPGLPHTAFTYPAAAAAAAAALHAQMRWYPSTSDSSQPGWKSRQFC
- the rbpms2b gene encoding RNA-binding protein with multiple splicing 2b isoform X2, whose protein sequence is MSIKSDSEPNNNVSIEEEVRTLFVSGLPTDIKPRELYLLFRPFKGYEGSLIKLTSKQPVGFVTFDSRSGAEAAKNALNCVVCVHLFSQVTEITRDHTDDLTGATLIPASPEAWSPYPLYTPELSPGLPHTAFTYPAAAAAAAAALHAQMRWYPSTSDSSQPGWKSRQFC